A region from the Arcobacter sp. LA11 genome encodes:
- a CDS encoding GspE/PulE family protein translates to MKIINNIIDYNFLNSFDINRLRESLVIPIRNDSIYFMCFVCKESDISRIHTNSLVKSYKLSKEEILFFLSDINNRVNLFNLILKSKNAKDINHTFIEEFLDILIKKSIDSRASDIHIESLEPSMIIRLRVDGILKIFYVFEKDFFLALSSYIKLISRLDITQIRLPQDGRFSKNVDEKDYDFRVSIMPTINGESIVIRVLDNINIQKNIEDLGFSNHLYKEFKDIVTLKDGLVLVSGPTGSGKSTTLYSLIKKFDFETKKIITIEDPVEYKLSQVQQISVNDDIGLEFKTVLKNILRQDPDIILIGEIRDKYSLDIALQASLTGHLVLASIHANSSIETLSRLIDLKADSYLLSTTLRYIISQRLVLNICEHCNKEGCEKCNFTGFFGRSSLCEVLNVDDSISSMIFEKKKKHEITKYLENTKFISMLSDGKDKVKKGFTTIDEVYKVVNHNEI, encoded by the coding sequence ATGAAAATAATTAACAATATAATAGATTACAATTTTTTAAATAGTTTTGATATTAATAGATTAAGAGAATCTTTAGTAATCCCAATAAGAAATGATAGTATATATTTTATGTGTTTTGTTTGCAAAGAATCAGATATTTCTAGAATACATACGAATAGCCTCGTAAAAAGTTATAAACTTTCAAAAGAAGAAATACTTTTTTTTCTAAGTGATATAAATAATAGAGTAAATTTATTCAATCTAATTTTAAAATCAAAAAATGCAAAAGATATAAATCATACTTTCATAGAAGAATTTTTAGACATCTTAATAAAAAAATCTATAGATTCAAGAGCTAGTGATATTCATATAGAATCTTTAGAACCTTCGATGATAATTAGACTTAGAGTAGATGGTATTCTTAAAATATTTTACGTCTTTGAGAAGGATTTCTTTTTAGCTTTAAGTTCATATATAAAACTTATCTCTAGACTTGATATTACTCAAATAAGATTACCTCAAGATGGAAGATTTTCTAAAAACGTGGATGAAAAAGATTATGATTTTAGAGTTTCTATTATGCCTACAATTAATGGGGAATCAATAGTGATACGAGTTCTTGATAATATAAATATACAAAAGAATATTGAGGATTTAGGTTTTTCAAATCATTTATATAAAGAGTTCAAAGATATTGTAACTTTAAAAGATGGTTTAGTTTTAGTATCTGGACCAACAGGTAGTGGTAAAAGTACAACTCTTTATTCTCTTATTAAAAAGTTTGACTTTGAAACAAAAAAAATTATTACTATTGAAGATCCTGTTGAATATAAGTTATCTCAAGTTCAACAAATTTCTGTAAATGATGATATTGGTTTAGAGTTTAAAACTGTTTTAAAAAATATACTAAGACAAGATCCTGATATTATTTTAATAGGTGAAATTAGAGATAAGTATTCTTTGGATATTGCTCTTCAAGCGTCGCTTACTGGACATTTAGTATTAGCATCAATCCATGCAAATAGCAGTATTGAAACTCTTTCTAGGTTAATTGATTTAAAAGCAGATAGTTATCTTTTATCAACAACTTTAAGATATATAATTTCCCAAAGATTAGTTCTTAACATTTGTGAGCATTGTAATAAAGAAGGATGTGAAAAATGCAATTTCACAGGTTTTTTTGGTAGAAGTTCATTATGTGAAGTTCTTAATGTAGATGATTCAATTTCATCTATGATTTTTGAAAAAAAGAAAAAACATGAAATAACTAAATATTTAGAAAATACAAAGTTTATTAGTATGTTATCTGATGGTAAAGATAAAGTAAAAAAAGGTTTCACAACTATTGATGAAGTTTATAAAGTAGTAAATCATAATGAAATATAA